The proteins below are encoded in one region of Bombus terrestris chromosome 7, iyBomTerr1.2, whole genome shotgun sequence:
- the LOC100646659 gene encoding 2-(3-amino-3-carboxypropyl)histidine synthase subunit 2 isoform X2: MTNRNIEDKMNDTSKDDPYEVEKCGKWINERNLNKVCLQFPDNLLPDSVEIALRLENCINKKVYILGDTSYDIDTSELISKFKLNFVDQTEKILFFYDIAYAHKIEKICKILNAVYKNLIFTSLNCISNVEFTDVKDDASTIILGRCFKLDKEYKIEDYIAFFLGNGGNTFTRLAMTISAKKWYYFENNSIVEYEILNTPWLKRRRFVVEKLKDARVVGIVVATLGIKDYLKIITMVKNIIKEKKKKSYILSVGKINPTKLANFPEIDAFVVITCPESEIFDSREFLKPLLMPYEVELAFNSSRECYTQYCMDFRQILPGGVNYVDFKPSTDSDVSLITGELRNCDENIPCTDKMNALAINNSSDVVAIGKAGAEFLYNRSWKGVEQRLGKDAVHAAEIGRCGLPSCYENEPISREDNNE, from the exons ATGACTAATAGAAATATAGAAGACAAAATGAACGATACTAGCAAAGATGATCCTTACGAGGTAGAAAAATGTGGTAAATGGATTAATGAGCGTAAtttaaataag GTCTGCCTACAATTTCCTGATAACCTTTTACCAGATTCAGTAGAAATTGCATTACGTTTGGAAAACTGTATCAACAAGAAAGTATATATTTTGGGAGATACTTCTTATG ACATTGATACATCAGAACTTAttagtaaatttaaattaaattttgtggaTCAGactgaaaaaattttatttttttatgatatTGCTTATGCACATAAAATTG AaaagatatgtaaaatattaaatgctgTTTATAAGAATTTAATCTTTACTTCATTAAACTGTATCTCTAATGTAGAATTCACAGATGTCAAAGATGATGCATCTACGATAATCTTAGGTAGATGTTTTAAATTAGATAAggaatataaaatagaagattATATAGCATTTTTCTTGGGAAATGGTGGAAACACATTTACTAGATTAGCAATGACAATCTCTGCAAAAAAATGGtactattttgaaaataatagcattgttgaatatgaaattttaaatacaccatggttaaaaagaagaagatttgtagttgagaaattaaaagatgCTAGAGTTGTTGGCATAGTTGTGGCTACTCTAGGTATTAAAGATTAtcttaaaataataacaatggTTAAAAAcatcataaaagaaaaaaagaaaaaatcttatATTTTAAGTGTTGGTAAAATAAATCCAACAAAACTTGCTAATTTTCCTGAG ATCGATGCTTTTGTTGTAATAACATGCCCCGAAAGTGAAATATTTGATTCTAGAGAATTCTTAAAGCCACTATTAATGCCCTATGAAGTAGAATTGGCATTTAATAGTTCAAGGGAATGTTATACACAATATTGTATGGATTTTAGACAAATACTTCCTGGAGGAGTGAATTATGTTGATTTTAAACCATCAACAGATTCAGATGTTTCTTTAATTACTGGTGAACTTAGAAACTGTGATGAAAATATTCCATGTACTGACAAGATGAATGCTCTAgcaattaataattcatcaG ATGTTGTTGCAATTGGCAAAGCAGGAgcagaatttttatataatagatCGTGGAAAGGAGTTGAACAAAGATTAGGCAAAGATGCAGTACATGCAGCAGAAATTGGCCGCTGTGGATTACCAAGTTGCTATGAAAACGAGCCTATTTCCCGAGAAGATAATAATGAAtga
- the LOC100646659 gene encoding 2-(3-amino-3-carboxypropyl)histidine synthase subunit 2 isoform X1, with translation MTNRNIEDKMNDTSKDDPYEVEKCGKWINERNLNKVCLQFPDNLLPDSVEIALRLENCINKKVYILGDTSYGNCCVDEIAAQHINADSIIHFGHACLNPTTRLPVFHVLPKQDIDTSELISKFKLNFVDQTEKILFFYDIAYAHKIEKICKILNAVYKNLIFTSLNCISNVEFTDVKDDASTIILGRCFKLDKEYKIEDYIAFFLGNGGNTFTRLAMTISAKKWYYFENNSIVEYEILNTPWLKRRRFVVEKLKDARVVGIVVATLGIKDYLKIITMVKNIIKEKKKKSYILSVGKINPTKLANFPEIDAFVVITCPESEIFDSREFLKPLLMPYEVELAFNSSRECYTQYCMDFRQILPGGVNYVDFKPSTDSDVSLITGELRNCDENIPCTDKMNALAINNSSDVVAIGKAGAEFLYNRSWKGVEQRLGKDAVHAAEIGRCGLPSCYENEPISREDNNE, from the exons ATGACTAATAGAAATATAGAAGACAAAATGAACGATACTAGCAAAGATGATCCTTACGAGGTAGAAAAATGTGGTAAATGGATTAATGAGCGTAAtttaaataag GTCTGCCTACAATTTCCTGATAACCTTTTACCAGATTCAGTAGAAATTGCATTACGTTTGGAAAACTGTATCAACAAGAAAGTATATATTTTGGGAGATACTTCTTATGGTAATTGTTGTGTTGATGAAATAGCTGCTCAGCATATTAATGCTGATAGCATAATACATTTTGGTCACGCTTGTCTAAATCCAACTACTCGTTTACCTGTATTTCATGTGTTACCCAAACAAGACATTGATACATCAGAACTTAttagtaaatttaaattaaattttgtggaTCAGactgaaaaaattttatttttttatgatatTGCTTATGCACATAAAATTG AaaagatatgtaaaatattaaatgctgTTTATAAGAATTTAATCTTTACTTCATTAAACTGTATCTCTAATGTAGAATTCACAGATGTCAAAGATGATGCATCTACGATAATCTTAGGTAGATGTTTTAAATTAGATAAggaatataaaatagaagattATATAGCATTTTTCTTGGGAAATGGTGGAAACACATTTACTAGATTAGCAATGACAATCTCTGCAAAAAAATGGtactattttgaaaataatagcattgttgaatatgaaattttaaatacaccatggttaaaaagaagaagatttgtagttgagaaattaaaagatgCTAGAGTTGTTGGCATAGTTGTGGCTACTCTAGGTATTAAAGATTAtcttaaaataataacaatggTTAAAAAcatcataaaagaaaaaaagaaaaaatcttatATTTTAAGTGTTGGTAAAATAAATCCAACAAAACTTGCTAATTTTCCTGAG ATCGATGCTTTTGTTGTAATAACATGCCCCGAAAGTGAAATATTTGATTCTAGAGAATTCTTAAAGCCACTATTAATGCCCTATGAAGTAGAATTGGCATTTAATAGTTCAAGGGAATGTTATACACAATATTGTATGGATTTTAGACAAATACTTCCTGGAGGAGTGAATTATGTTGATTTTAAACCATCAACAGATTCAGATGTTTCTTTAATTACTGGTGAACTTAGAAACTGTGATGAAAATATTCCATGTACTGACAAGATGAATGCTCTAgcaattaataattcatcaG ATGTTGTTGCAATTGGCAAAGCAGGAgcagaatttttatataatagatCGTGGAAAGGAGTTGAACAAAGATTAGGCAAAGATGCAGTACATGCAGCAGAAATTGGCCGCTGTGGATTACCAAGTTGCTATGAAAACGAGCCTATTTCCCGAGAAGATAATAATGAAtga